A portion of the uncultured Draconibacterium sp. genome contains these proteins:
- a CDS encoding alpha/beta hydrolase, translated as MKKLFAMALLSVVVLSQAYSENKETNNKTEMKQTEEHYTFELSDKVTREKVTFTNRYGITLTGDLYLPKDRGTEPLPALAISGPYGAVKEQSSGLYANQFAQRGFAVVAFDPSFTGESGGEPRNVASPDINTEDFSAAIDFLGIQSFVDREKVGIMGICGFGGMGLNAAAVDKRVKAVAVASMYDMSRVTARGYFDSMTPEQRSQMLEQLGEQRWKDAENGEPAYGPAGLPEADQLTGEEPEFVQGYVNYYKTERGFHPRSINSNASWTVTNALSFMNMPLLTYINEISPRPVLIIAGENAHSRYFSEDAYKAANEPKELMIIPDAVHTDLYDKVDVIPFDKLESFFKENLK; from the coding sequence ATGAAAAAACTATTTGCAATGGCACTGCTGTCAGTCGTTGTACTGTCACAGGCATATTCAGAAAACAAAGAAACAAACAACAAAACAGAGATGAAACAAACAGAAGAACATTACACTTTTGAATTGAGCGACAAGGTCACTCGCGAAAAAGTAACTTTCACAAATCGTTACGGAATCACCCTCACTGGCGATTTGTATTTACCAAAAGACAGAGGCACCGAGCCACTACCTGCATTGGCAATCAGTGGTCCGTACGGAGCAGTTAAAGAACAATCATCAGGACTTTACGCCAACCAGTTCGCACAACGAGGATTTGCTGTAGTAGCCTTCGATCCTTCGTTTACAGGAGAGAGCGGTGGCGAGCCCCGCAATGTAGCTTCACCCGATATTAACACCGAAGATTTTAGCGCAGCTATCGACTTCCTTGGAATTCAATCATTCGTTGACCGTGAAAAGGTTGGAATCATGGGAATTTGTGGTTTCGGCGGAATGGGCTTAAATGCCGCGGCTGTCGACAAACGCGTAAAAGCGGTTGCCGTTGCCAGTATGTACGATATGTCGCGTGTTACAGCGAGAGGTTATTTCGATAGTATGACACCGGAACAACGTTCTCAAATGCTGGAACAACTGGGCGAACAACGTTGGAAAGACGCCGAAAACGGAGAACCTGCTTATGGTCCTGCCGGATTACCTGAAGCTGATCAGCTAACCGGTGAAGAACCTGAATTTGTACAAGGTTACGTTAACTACTACAAAACAGAAAGAGGTTTTCACCCACGTTCGATCAATTCAAACGCATCGTGGACTGTAACCAACGCATTATCGTTTATGAATATGCCGTTGCTAACATACATCAACGAAATTTCACCTCGCCCGGTATTGATTATTGCCGGCGAAAATGCACACTCTCGTTACTTTAGCGAAGATGCGTACAAAGCGGCAAACGAGCCAAAAGAACTGATGATCATTCCGGATGCCGTTCACACCGATTTGTATGATAAAGTTGACGTTATCCCATTTGATAAATTAGAATCATTCTTCAAAGAAAACCTGAAGTAA
- a CDS encoding cupin domain-containing protein: MSEFKQPFPLGQKNDAYAEYFTGQSYLAVLTLEGVPSFNVTFEPGCRNNWHIHNGGGQILFCTAGIGWYQEEGKPAQKLNPGDTVNIPAGVNHWHGAAKDSWFAHIALSVPVENSTTEWNGPVTDEEYNKLG; this comes from the coding sequence ATGAGTGAATTTAAACAACCTTTTCCACTAGGACAGAAAAACGATGCTTACGCAGAATATTTTACAGGCCAGAGTTATTTGGCAGTATTAACACTGGAAGGTGTTCCATCATTCAACGTAACATTTGAGCCGGGATGCCGCAACAATTGGCACATTCACAATGGCGGAGGACAAATTTTGTTTTGCACTGCCGGAATAGGATGGTACCAGGAAGAAGGAAAACCTGCCCAAAAGTTGAACCCGGGCGACACTGTTAATATTCCAGCCGGAGTAAATCACTGGCACGGAGCAGCAAAAGACAGCTGGTTTGCACACATCGCATTATCAGTTCCGGTAGAAAACTCTACTACGGAGTGGAATGGTCCGGTAACTGACGAAGAATACAACAAGCTGGGTTAA
- a CDS encoding carboxymuconolactone decarboxylase family protein yields the protein MDRIELSKKKFEELFGQHAGPLAETDPDLQEMLNRFIFGEVFYQGDLNDKLRELITIVVLTTNQTLEQLQAHVFAALNIGVSPVEIKEAIYQCAPYLGFPKTLNAINKANEVFKAANISLPVESQKTVTEETRFNDGLKVQKSIFGEIIDKMQAMAPENQKHIQNYLSAFCFGDIYTRGTLDLKTRELLTLCILSALGGCESQVKSHVNGNVSVGNDKNILLTAVTQCLPYMGFPRTLNALACINEVIPENK from the coding sequence ATGGACAGGATAGAATTAAGTAAGAAAAAGTTTGAAGAATTATTCGGACAACACGCAGGTCCGTTAGCCGAAACCGATCCGGATTTGCAGGAAATGCTAAACCGTTTCATTTTTGGCGAGGTCTTCTATCAGGGCGATTTGAACGACAAATTGCGCGAGCTAATTACAATTGTAGTATTAACAACCAATCAGACGCTCGAACAGTTACAGGCACATGTTTTTGCAGCTTTAAATATTGGGGTTTCGCCGGTTGAAATTAAAGAAGCCATTTACCAATGTGCACCTTACCTTGGATTTCCAAAAACCCTAAATGCTATTAATAAAGCCAACGAGGTTTTTAAGGCAGCTAATATTTCGCTTCCGGTGGAAAGCCAGAAAACGGTTACCGAAGAAACACGTTTCAACGATGGATTAAAAGTGCAAAAAAGCATTTTTGGTGAGATCATAGACAAAATGCAAGCGATGGCTCCCGAAAATCAGAAGCATATACAAAACTACTTATCGGCATTTTGTTTTGGTGATATTTATACCCGCGGAACACTGGATTTAAAAACCCGCGAACTACTCACACTTTGCATTTTAAGTGCATTGGGCGGTTGCGAAAGCCAGGTAAAATCGCATGTAAATGGTAACGTCAGTGTTGGTAACGACAAAAACATCCTACTAACAGCAGTAACACAATGTTTGCCCTACATGGGATTCCCAAGAACACTGAATGCACTGGCGTGCATTAACGAAGTTATACCAGAAAACAAGTGA
- a CDS encoding NAD(P)H-dependent oxidoreductase gives MKAIIFNGAMERKPESTPVLLSNYLSGQLQEMGIENHIFNLADAGIPLFDTAFTEIPQSVESMNQQFLEADVHFWLAPLYHGSIPGAMKNCIDWLELSSKAPIPYLTDKNIGMICWADGIQAMQGINTMDAIAKALRAWPVPFSAPLVRGTLFDAENPTEITTANKEKLNLLVNLATSRKVEMRQILAPVEG, from the coding sequence ATGAAAGCCATAATATTTAACGGAGCCATGGAAAGAAAACCTGAATCAACACCAGTATTACTTTCCAATTACCTATCCGGTCAACTGCAGGAAATGGGTATTGAAAACCACATCTTCAATTTAGCCGATGCCGGAATCCCACTTTTCGATACTGCTTTTACAGAAATTCCACAATCGGTAGAGTCAATGAATCAACAGTTTTTGGAAGCAGACGTTCATTTTTGGCTGGCTCCCTTGTATCATGGAAGTATTCCCGGGGCAATGAAAAACTGTATCGACTGGTTAGAACTTAGTTCGAAAGCACCGATACCTTACCTTACCGACAAAAATATTGGAATGATCTGCTGGGCCGACGGTATTCAGGCCATGCAGGGCATTAACACCATGGATGCGATTGCAAAAGCACTCCGTGCCTGGCCGGTTCCATTTAGTGCACCGCTGGTTAGAGGAACGCTGTTTGATGCAGAAAACCCTACGGAGATCACAACCGCTAATAAAGAGAAACTAAATCTACTGGTAAATCTGGCAACCAGCAGAAAAGTTGAGATGCGGCAAATTCTTGCACCGGTTGAAGGATAA
- a CDS encoding superoxide dismutase: MSKFNLPALPYATDALEPHFDNETMTIHHQRHHQAYVTNLNNAVEGTEAENKSLEEIIKEVSKYSKAVRNNGGGHYNHSLFWEILSPTPQENPTGKLAEQVAAAFGDVDSLKAEIKKAGLTQFGSGWAWLYVKADGSVAVTATPNQDNPLMDLESVEKGFPILGVDVWEHAYYLKYQNKRADYLDAFWSVLDWASVEKKYEEALSKL, from the coding sequence ATGAGCAAATTCAATTTACCGGCTCTTCCATATGCAACAGATGCCTTGGAGCCACATTTCGACAATGAAACAATGACAATTCACCATCAACGTCACCATCAGGCGTATGTAACCAACCTGAACAATGCCGTTGAAGGAACAGAAGCAGAAAACAAAAGTCTGGAAGAAATAATCAAAGAAGTAAGCAAATACAGCAAAGCCGTACGCAACAACGGTGGCGGACATTACAACCACTCGCTGTTTTGGGAAATCTTGTCGCCAACTCCACAGGAAAATCCAACAGGAAAACTGGCGGAGCAAGTTGCCGCAGCTTTTGGCGATGTAGATTCATTGAAAGCAGAAATTAAAAAAGCAGGTTTAACACAATTTGGTTCGGGCTGGGCATGGCTTTACGTAAAAGCCGACGGTTCGGTAGCAGTTACTGCAACGCCAAACCAAGACAACCCGCTCATGGATTTGGAATCAGTAGAAAAAGGATTCCCGATTTTAGGTGTTGATGTGTGGGAGCACGCGTACTACCTGAAATACCAAAACAAAAGAGCCGATTATCTCGATGCATTTTGGTCGGTGCTTGACTGGGCTTCAGTAGAGAAAAAATACGAAGAAGCTTTGTCAAAACTATAA
- a CDS encoding metalloregulator ArsR/SmtB family transcription factor, with protein MKKNSSEQILMLLKMRGEATALLIAEELGITKEGARKHLLNLSEAGLVEATVKSEGVGRPSTYYSLTEKGLSRFPNTHADITVQLLQSVKKLLGENALDLLISDREAVIYERYEKQMEGLETVEQKLDVLSKKRSEEGYIAEWKKEDDAYYFIENHCPICAAATECQGFCRSELKNFKQLIGEEYDMERTEYIIENGNRCVYKIKKSS; from the coding sequence ATGAAGAAAAATTCGTCAGAACAAATATTAATGTTGCTTAAGATGCGGGGAGAAGCCACAGCGCTTTTAATCGCGGAAGAGCTTGGTATTACCAAAGAGGGAGCGCGGAAACATTTGCTGAACCTCTCGGAGGCCGGTCTTGTGGAAGCAACGGTTAAAAGTGAAGGAGTGGGCCGTCCTTCAACTTATTATTCGCTGACTGAAAAAGGCCTGTCCCGCTTTCCGAATACACATGCCGATATTACGGTACAGTTACTTCAGTCTGTTAAGAAGCTTTTGGGCGAAAATGCGCTTGACTTGTTAATCAGCGACAGGGAGGCAGTCATTTACGAGCGCTACGAAAAACAAATGGAAGGTTTGGAAACTGTCGAGCAAAAGTTGGATGTATTGAGCAAAAAGCGTTCGGAAGAAGGATATATTGCGGAATGGAAAAAAGAAGACGATGCGTATTATTTCATTGAAAATCATTGTCCGATTTGTGCTGCAGCCACAGAATGTCAGGGATTTTGTCGTTCGGAATTGAAAAACTTCAAACAGTTAATTGGCGAAGAATACGATATGGAACGCACCGAATATATTATTGAGAATGGAAACCGCTGTGTGTATAAAATCAAAAAATCAAGCTAG
- a CDS encoding pyridoxamine 5'-phosphate oxidase family protein — protein sequence MSQLTAEMKEMVMSQQCFHATVSKDGMPNNAPKRSTRVFNDETLIFNEGVGGITYQNILDGSKVATAVVNRDVMEGFRFIGTPEVITDGELYEKSAEMSLKAGMPKPKAVILLHIDEIHSLKPGPMAGKKIG from the coding sequence ATGTCACAGTTAACAGCAGAAATGAAAGAAATGGTGATGAGCCAGCAATGCTTTCACGCAACCGTTAGTAAAGATGGAATGCCAAACAACGCACCAAAACGATCGACACGTGTTTTTAACGACGAAACTTTGATTTTTAATGAAGGAGTAGGAGGCATCACTTACCAGAATATTTTGGATGGTTCGAAAGTGGCTACGGCTGTTGTTAACCGCGATGTTATGGAAGGTTTCCGTTTTATCGGTACTCCGGAAGTTATTACTGATGGTGAGCTTTATGAAAAATCAGCTGAAATGTCGCTAAAAGCCGGGATGCCAAAACCAAAAGCTGTGATCTTATTACATATTGATGAAATTCATAGCTTGAAACCCGGTCCGATGGCGGGTAAAAAAATTGGCTAA
- a CDS encoding DUF2255 family protein — translation MTANTETLTTEDIAQIAQKDDFHIAPLREDGVTYGTPTWIWSVAVDDKLYVRAYNGIRSRWYQSAVKQKAGKIEAAGLVKKVQFETVSETELNDKIDDAYREKYSDSAYLNSMISERAKAATVRVY, via the coding sequence ATGACAGCAAATACAGAAACATTAACAACAGAAGATATAGCGCAAATTGCACAGAAAGACGACTTTCATATTGCGCCATTGCGTGAAGACGGCGTGACCTACGGAACGCCAACATGGATTTGGTCGGTAGCAGTTGACGACAAGCTTTATGTTAGAGCTTATAACGGAATCAGATCAAGATGGTACCAGTCGGCTGTAAAACAAAAGGCCGGCAAAATTGAAGCTGCCGGTTTGGTAAAAAAAGTGCAATTTGAAACCGTTTCTGAAACAGAACTTAATGATAAAATCGACGATGCATACCGCGAAAAATACAGCGATAGCGCCTATTTAAATTCAATGATTAGCGAGAGGGCTAAAGCGGCGACTGTGCGTGTTTACTAG
- a CDS encoding tautomerase family protein: MPHFQIKLLEGKSEEQKQELTDEVVKVAQKVLGNGNESFSVAIEEYSLDEWKNKVYPDDIMGNEELLYKKPGYKM, translated from the coding sequence ATGCCACATTTTCAAATAAAATTGCTTGAAGGAAAAAGCGAAGAACAGAAACAAGAATTAACTGATGAAGTAGTTAAGGTAGCTCAAAAGGTTCTTGGAAATGGTAACGAATCTTTTTCGGTTGCCATCGAGGAATATTCATTGGATGAATGGAAAAACAAAGTTTACCCCGACGATATTATGGGGAACGAGGAACTACTATACAAAAAGCCCGGTTATAAAATGTAA
- a CDS encoding aldo/keto reductase — MILKENYTLSNGVEIPKLGLGTWFISDDDSVQAVKDAVDLGYRHIDTAQAYQNERGVGEGVRNSGVKREDLFVTTKLAAEVKSYDEAVKSIDQSLETMGLDYIDMMIIHSPKPWMEFHEEDGHEDGNREAWKALEEAYKAGKLKAIGVSNFQKTDIENILESCTVKPMVNQILAHVSNTPKELIEYCKENDILVEAYSPIGHGELMKNVEVKKLAEKYGVSVPQLAIRYTLQLGLLPIPKTANPAHMKNNAAVDFEISAADMETLQNMEQIEDYGDASIFPVYGGKMK; from the coding sequence ATGATATTAAAAGAAAATTATACGCTATCAAACGGAGTTGAAATTCCAAAACTCGGCCTTGGAACATGGTTTATTAGCGATGACGATTCAGTTCAAGCAGTAAAAGATGCTGTTGATTTGGGTTATCGTCACATCGATACAGCTCAGGCTTATCAAAATGAGCGCGGAGTTGGAGAAGGAGTCAGAAACAGTGGTGTAAAACGAGAAGACTTGTTTGTAACCACAAAACTGGCTGCCGAAGTAAAATCGTATGATGAAGCCGTAAAATCCATCGATCAGTCGCTGGAAACAATGGGGCTCGACTACATCGATATGATGATCATTCACAGTCCGAAACCATGGATGGAATTCCACGAAGAAGACGGTCATGAAGACGGGAACCGCGAAGCCTGGAAAGCTTTGGAAGAAGCCTACAAGGCAGGTAAACTGAAAGCCATCGGTGTTTCAAATTTCCAGAAAACTGATATTGAAAACATCCTTGAATCATGCACGGTAAAACCAATGGTGAACCAGATTCTGGCACACGTTAGCAATACTCCAAAAGAACTGATTGAGTACTGCAAAGAAAATGATATTCTTGTTGAGGCTTATTCTCCAATCGGCCATGGCGAATTAATGAAAAACGTGGAAGTAAAGAAACTGGCTGAGAAATACGGTGTTTCAGTACCACAATTGGCCATTCGTTACACCCTGCAATTGGGTCTGCTGCCAATACCAAAAACAGCAAATCCTGCACACATGAAAAACAATGCAGCTGTTGATTTTGAGATTTCAGCCGCAGATATGGAAACCTTGCAAAATATGGAACAGATTGAGGATTATGGCGATGCCAGCATTTTCCCGGTATACGGCGGAAAAATGAAATAA
- a CDS encoding alcohol dehydrogenase catalytic domain-containing protein — protein MSEKQSNKRQSRRDFIQKSAMAGAGASFLLSNPMQVFAQNNKLNSSIMSQNIKSKGYAATDESGKLSPWEFERRPVGDNDILIDVKYASICHSDIHQMKGHWGPQKYPQVPGHEIAGIVAAVGKNVTKFKVGDRAGVGCMVDSCMQCDSCEHGEEQFCENGQTVFTYGYPQESSPSGISQGGYTSNIVVRDHFAVHIPEHISLQEAAPLLCAGITTYSPLMKADFKIGDKVGVAGIGGLGHMAVKLAVSKGAEVHAFTTSADKVDDIKSFGAKEVIVVNDELSNLQAHSKTLDYMICTIPYEFNAAPYIMCVKPGGTFTFVGMPVKSELTINNLMLAFARVNFNASLIGGIPETQEVVHYCADNNVHPKIEIISADQINDAWDKVVNKEARYRYVIDTATL, from the coding sequence ATGAGTGAAAAGCAATCAAACAAAAGGCAATCGAGAAGAGATTTTATTCAGAAATCGGCTATGGCCGGTGCCGGAGCAAGTTTCTTACTATCCAATCCAATGCAGGTTTTTGCCCAAAACAATAAGTTAAATTCAAGTATTATGAGTCAAAATATTAAATCAAAAGGCTATGCAGCCACCGACGAATCAGGAAAATTAAGTCCATGGGAATTTGAACGCCGACCAGTTGGCGACAACGACATTTTAATCGATGTAAAATACGCCAGTATTTGTCACTCCGATATTCACCAAATGAAAGGACATTGGGGGCCACAAAAATATCCTCAGGTACCGGGGCACGAAATTGCCGGAATTGTAGCTGCCGTTGGGAAGAATGTTACCAAATTTAAAGTTGGAGACCGTGCCGGAGTTGGCTGTATGGTAGATAGCTGCATGCAATGCGATAGCTGCGAACATGGCGAAGAACAGTTTTGCGAAAATGGCCAAACCGTATTTACTTATGGATATCCACAAGAATCATCACCTTCAGGAATCAGTCAAGGTGGTTACACGTCAAATATTGTGGTAAGAGACCACTTCGCTGTTCACATCCCGGAACATATCAGTCTGCAGGAAGCTGCTCCGCTGTTGTGTGCGGGTATTACCACCTATTCTCCCTTAATGAAAGCTGATTTTAAAATTGGCGACAAAGTAGGTGTTGCCGGTATTGGTGGTCTCGGACACATGGCTGTTAAACTTGCAGTATCAAAAGGTGCTGAGGTGCATGCTTTTACTACATCGGCCGATAAAGTTGACGATATTAAGTCGTTCGGTGCCAAAGAAGTAATCGTAGTAAACGACGAATTAAGCAATTTGCAGGCGCACAGCAAAACGCTGGACTATATGATTTGTACCATCCCGTACGAATTTAATGCAGCGCCTTACATTATGTGTGTAAAACCTGGCGGAACATTCACTTTTGTCGGAATGCCGGTAAAATCAGAACTAACCATTAATAACCTGATGCTGGCATTTGCAAGGGTTAACTTTAATGCCTCTTTAATTGGTGGTATTCCCGAAACACAGGAAGTTGTCCATTACTGCGCCGATAATAATGTGCATCCTAAAATCGAGATTATCAGTGCCGATCAAATTAACGATGCATGGGATAAGGTGGTAAATAAAGAGGCACGTTATCGTTATGTAATCGATACGGCAACACTTTAG
- a CDS encoding MFS transporter: protein MEKRQNSTPDISKGLILLLAIAAGISVANLYYNQPLLADIAKTFHISFQEVGLLSTFTQLGYASGIFLFVPLGDIKEKRKVILILIAGVTLSLLGVASAPNIYLLYIFCFTVGLSTGIPQLIVPLAAQLVAPEKRGKAIGTIASSMLIGILTARTLSGSVGYLLGWRYMFVLAAAIMGLLGVVLYLKLPETASEENITYRKLLKSLLQITVKYKTLRKAAITGALMFGVFSVFWTTLTFLLESPAFGMNSNQIGMFGLVGVIGAVGARMIGGLNDKIRSSSIILACIILGIFSYSLLGLSAVTISIIIAGIIALDFGVQGTMVSNQTVIISLNNNERSRLNTVYIVSIFIGGALGSTLGSIAWETNGWSGVCMVGFSMILIAFFINISFKRAKLMWSKAHLEKNKTAKKVRLAWLKKQQNSNTGR, encoded by the coding sequence TTGGAAAAAAGACAAAACTCCACTCCCGATATTTCAAAAGGACTTATTCTTTTACTGGCAATAGCAGCAGGCATATCGGTTGCCAATCTGTACTATAATCAACCGCTGCTGGCAGATATTGCTAAAACATTTCACATCTCGTTTCAGGAGGTTGGACTATTATCAACTTTTACCCAGCTCGGGTACGCATCAGGCATATTTCTTTTCGTCCCACTTGGAGATATCAAAGAAAAACGAAAAGTTATATTGATTTTAATTGCCGGTGTAACCTTATCGCTTTTGGGCGTAGCATCTGCTCCAAATATTTACCTACTTTATATCTTTTGCTTTACAGTTGGCCTTTCCACGGGAATTCCACAGTTGATTGTTCCGTTGGCCGCTCAATTGGTTGCACCGGAGAAAAGGGGAAAAGCGATTGGAACCATCGCCAGTTCAATGCTGATAGGTATTTTAACGGCACGAACTTTATCAGGTTCTGTTGGGTACCTGCTTGGGTGGAGGTATATGTTTGTACTGGCCGCCGCAATAATGGGATTATTGGGAGTTGTATTGTATTTAAAGCTGCCCGAAACAGCCTCAGAAGAAAATATAACTTATCGGAAGCTGTTAAAATCGCTTCTCCAAATAACCGTCAAATACAAAACATTAAGAAAAGCCGCTATTACAGGAGCATTGATGTTTGGAGTTTTCAGCGTTTTCTGGACCACATTAACTTTCTTACTCGAAAGTCCTGCTTTTGGAATGAACAGCAACCAAATAGGAATGTTTGGATTAGTGGGAGTAATCGGTGCAGTTGGTGCCCGGATGATAGGCGGCTTAAATGATAAAATCAGATCCAGTTCTATAATTCTCGCCTGTATCATTCTTGGAATTTTTTCGTACTCTCTTTTGGGTTTATCAGCCGTTACCATATCGATAATTATTGCCGGAATAATTGCTTTGGATTTTGGAGTTCAGGGAACAATGGTATCGAATCAAACGGTAATCATTAGTTTGAACAACAATGAGAGAAGCCGGCTGAATACAGTATACATTGTATCTATTTTTATAGGTGGAGCTTTGGGATCGACTCTGGGATCAATTGCCTGGGAAACTAACGGTTGGAGCGGAGTTTGTATGGTTGGTTTTTCAATGATTTTAATTGCCTTTTTCATCAATATAAGTTTTAAAAGAGCAAAGTTAATGTGGAGTAAAGCACACCTTGAAAAGAACAAAACAGCAAAGAAGGTAAGACTGGCATGGCTCAAAAAACAACAAAACAGTAATACAGGTAGATAA
- a CDS encoding SDR family NAD(P)-dependent oxidoreductase: MARIFITGSADGLGQLAAKKLVAEGHQVVLHARNKDRAKHAVNKVPDAEKVLIADLSSIEETKNLAKQVNELGTFDAIIHNAGILNVPSNAKSKDDLPLLFAVNTLAPYILTALINRPKRLIYMSSSMHRGGDAREDQLDAILEGQKNPSYSDTKLHDLILALSVARKWPEVISNAVDPGWVPTKMGGSSAPDSLQKGFETQVWLATSNDAEALKSGRLLFHKKEVDFNKQAAQQNIQEKLLAICEELSQVSF; encoded by the coding sequence ATGGCGCGAATATTTATAACAGGATCAGCCGATGGACTTGGACAACTGGCAGCCAAAAAACTGGTTGCAGAAGGACACCAGGTTGTTCTTCATGCCCGAAATAAGGATAGAGCAAAACACGCAGTAAATAAAGTTCCCGATGCAGAAAAGGTGCTGATAGCAGATTTGTCAAGTATTGAAGAAACCAAAAACCTTGCAAAGCAGGTAAATGAATTGGGAACTTTCGATGCGATAATCCATAATGCTGGTATTTTAAATGTTCCTTCGAATGCGAAAAGCAAAGACGATTTGCCATTATTGTTTGCAGTTAACACCTTGGCGCCCTATATTTTAACCGCTCTGATCAATCGACCAAAACGATTGATTTACATGAGCTCAAGTATGCACCGGGGAGGTGATGCACGGGAAGATCAGCTGGACGCCATTCTCGAAGGCCAAAAAAATCCGAGTTACTCCGACACCAAATTACACGATTTAATTCTGGCTCTTTCTGTTGCCCGGAAATGGCCCGAAGTAATTTCAAATGCCGTTGATCCCGGATGGGTTCCTACAAAAATGGGAGGCAGCAGTGCTCCCGATAGTTTGCAAAAAGGTTTTGAAACGCAAGTATGGCTGGCAACTTCCAATGATGCTGAAGCACTAAAAAGTGGCCGGTTATTATTTCATAAAAAAGAAGTAGATTTTAATAAGCAGGCCGCGCAACAAAACATACAGGAAAAACTTTTAGCCATCTGTGAGGAGTTATCACAGGTTTCTTTCTAA
- a CDS encoding DapH/DapD/GlmU-related protein, protein MSKSIFERLQAGEAVSYTDPAHSEIGEAAERTTKLLIEFNATADVEKNRKMWGEISGEELDPSSMIQIPVYVNIGQFTRIGKNVYINHLCSMLDMGTITIGDDVLIGPKVNILSEEHPVNPADRKALMVRLVVIKNGAWIGAGATILPGVTVGENSIVAAGAVVNADVPDNTVVGGIPAKIIKKI, encoded by the coding sequence ATGAGCAAGAGTATTTTTGAACGATTACAGGCCGGTGAAGCGGTATCTTATACCGATCCGGCACACAGCGAAATCGGGGAAGCGGCGGAGCGAACAACAAAGCTATTGATCGAATTCAACGCGACTGCAGATGTAGAAAAGAACCGCAAAATGTGGGGTGAAATCTCAGGCGAAGAACTCGACCCGAGTAGCATGATTCAGATACCGGTTTATGTGAACATCGGGCAGTTTACACGCATCGGCAAAAATGTGTACATCAATCATCTCTGCTCCATGCTCGACATGGGAACAATTACCATTGGCGATGATGTACTGATCGGTCCGAAAGTAAATATCCTTAGCGAAGAACATCCTGTAAATCCGGCTGATAGAAAAGCGCTAATGGTTCGGCTGGTTGTAATTAAAAACGGTGCCTGGATTGGCGCCGGAGCTACAATATTACCAGGAGTCACAGTAGGTGAAAATTCGATTGTTGCTGCCGGAGCAGTGGTTAATGCGGATGTTCCGGATAACACGGTTGTGGGTGGTATTCCCGCAAAAATTATAAAAAAGATATAA
- a CDS encoding DapH/DapD/GlmU-related protein: MSNNIFERMQAGELVQFSDPQFTDVGESNLRTNELLIKYNSTSDPGELRKIWGDLTEKTLDPTSYVQIPVHINHAEFVTVGKNVYINHACSMLALGTITIEDDVLIGPKANLLSEGHPLDPNNRKAMIVKPIVIKRNAWIGAGATILPGVTVGENAVVAAGAMVNKDVPANTVVGGIPAKVIKEI; encoded by the coding sequence ATGAGTAATAATATTTTTGAAAGAATGCAAGCGGGCGAACTGGTTCAGTTCAGTGATCCTCAGTTTACTGATGTCGGCGAATCAAACCTTCGCACCAACGAATTACTGATAAAATACAATTCTACATCCGATCCCGGCGAACTTCGTAAAATCTGGGGCGATCTAACTGAAAAAACACTTGATCCAACCAGTTACGTTCAGATTCCGGTGCATATCAACCATGCCGAATTTGTGACGGTCGGCAAAAACGTGTACATCAATCATGCTTGTTCTATGCTGGCTTTGGGAACAATTACCATTGAAGATGATGTGCTGATTGGTCCGAAAGCAAATTTGTTGTCGGAAGGTCATCCGCTCGATCCAAACAATAGAAAAGCGATGATTGTTAAACCAATAGTAATCAAGCGCAATGCGTGGATTGGTGCCGGAGCAACAATACTTCCCGGTGTTACCGTTGGCGAGAATGCTGTTGTTGCAGCCGGAGCAATGGTAAATAAAGATGTTCCGGCCAACACGGTGGTTGGTGGAATTCCTGCAAAAGTGATTAAAGAAATTTAA